The Drosophila nasuta strain 15112-1781.00 chromosome 2R, ASM2355853v1, whole genome shotgun sequence genome segment acacagagagagagacgaagaGAGTGTGAGAAAGGGAGAGTCGCTAGTTGCATAATTGACACTGGCCCACGGCGTCGACATGGctatcgtcgtcgtcattgcCATTGCCTGGCACCTTTTCCCTAATAtagagagtgagggagagcAGCTTAAGCGCCAATTCAGGCCAGagcacacaacaaaataacaaaaagagcGCAAGCATAAAagcccaaaaaaagaaacgaccGCCATTCCACCAAAATCCTGGTCGTTACTGCAGGCGTCCGCACACTGTTTCTGAATAGtcaaaaagtttttgaaaCTGATGCCAAACTGGGTGGCcgataataaattttcatgCCCTGCGGCAGAAAACGGGGCCCCGACTGGTCGAGCTTTGGTTGAGATGTTCAGGGAAGTGGTTAGGCGTGAGGCAGGAGACGGgaggcaagtggcaagcaggTGGTAGGTGGTAAATGGTAAAGCGGCAGCAACCAGTAGAGACAACAACGCGAGTTTTAATGAGTTTTTCATGCAACCCGCTCGCATTGCCACCGCCTGTGGCAACATTGAGACTTGTGGACTCAACAGACAGACACGTGTCGCGTAGAATTCTCACAGTCTCTATCTCTCGCAGTGCATTAAAGGTTTTCATTTGCCTTTCATGCTGTGTGAAAGTAGCTTGCGTAAAATGCTCGAGTTCACAGGCAATGTCACCTGGGCAGAGCCAAACTAAAAGCGAAGTAAGATGAAATCGATAAACACATAAATCAGGGGCTCTGATAACTTGCCACAAAACAATTCGAAAGAGCTTAGCATACTTTTTAGGGCAGTCGATGGTTACTATCTTTATCGTAcaatattaaagtaaatatttatgcactCTTCTGATTGCAGCTGGAACTTTAGCCCATTTCTGTGCGATCTGTGGAACAGTTTGGATGTGTACTTCTCAACAGCaagcattttgcatttatgcTGCATATCTGTGGATAGGTAAATACACACTCGAATATTTCGCATTTCTCATTTCTTATTTGCTGCCAAATGGCAAGGCACTTGAAAATCGTAATATAACTGTGGCCTCTGCTGcattgtttttcctttttgcccCATTTTTCTTTACAGATACTATGCGATTGTTAAGCCGCTCAAGTATCCGATTTGCATGACAAAACGTGTGGTTGGCATTATGCTGTTAAACATATGGATACCGCCAGCGTTTCTATCATTTCTGCCCATTTTCATGGGCTGGTACACAACCGATGAGCACAAGATCTATGTTCTAGAGAACAGCACTCAATGCACATTTGTGGTTAACAAGTACTATGCCATCATCTCGAGCTCGATATCGTTCTGGATACCGTGTACCATCATGATTTTCACCTATCTGGCAATTTTCCGTGAGGCCAATCGCCAGGAGAAGCAGCTGATGATGCGTCATGGTAATGCCATGTTAATGCATCGACCCTCAATGCAGCCATCAGGTGAGTGAAGCAgagtgaatgagtgagagCATAGCTCGAATTACCATGtttgaagagagagagatagtgatgtcgatgtcgatgtcagagaagctgatgctgatgctaaAGCCTTCCGCATTTATCATGTCATTTTGGCAGGCGAGGCGCTGAGTGGCTCGGGCTCATCGAAAACGTTGACACTGCATGAGGTCGAGCAGGAGCACACCCCGACAAAGGACAAACATTTAATCAAAATGAAGCGGGAGCACAAGGCCGCACGCACCCTCGGCATCATCATGGGCACCTTTATACTCTGCTGGCTGCCATTCTTCTCATGGTAAGTGTTCCATCCCCCGCTGGCAGGGGATTTcagtataatttatttaatgtcgcgcatgcataattaaatattactcatacgcaacGATGCCGCACGACGCGTCGTTGGACCCGTGCGGTGTATCACAAAAGGGctttaaaatgttgccaaaaatgtatgcatatagtacttaattttgttttattctttcttttttatgtgCCTCCTCAGGTATACGCTCTCCATGACTTGCGGCCCGTGTCAGGTGCCCGACATTGTGGTATCTATACTCTTCTGGATTGGCTACTTCAACTCCACACTCAATCCACTTATTTACGCCTACTTCAATCGGGATTTCCGAGAGGCGTTCCGCAACACACTGCTCTGTCTGTTCTGCAATTGGTGGAAGGATCGCCACATGCCGCTCGACATTGACATTCGACGCTCGAGTCTGCGCTACGATCAGCGGGCCAAGAGCGTGTACTCGGAGAGCTATCTGAACTCGACCACACCATCGCATCGCCGTCAGTCTCAGCTGCCTGAGAACTTATAATACAGGGACGAGGCGCTGCTGACGCCGattgcccagcagcagcagagattGGCAGCCGGCGGCTATGGTGCCCCAGGTGCTGGACTTGGCGctagcggcggcggcggcggggGACTTGGCGTTGGAGCCAGAGGAGCAGGTGGCGCCGCAGCCAAGCCGAATGTGGGTAACCTATCAGCCGAGGATGTGCAGGAGATACAGATTGAAATACCCATGGAGTATATCAACAAATGGAACAAGAATAATAACGCAGCATCCGCCACAGCCTCCAGTCACGTATAAGAAACAGAACGAGTTGAGtcgagctgagctgagctgagctgagctacAACTGAGCTGAACTGATGACAACGACAATTCAGAGAGTGGCGAAAGTTGCGTCAATcgaataaatgcaattacaattttccATTAATGTTTCTGTTtccgttttctttttttttgttttaaattaatatgctgCTTGCATTCACCATTGTACATACTATTTAAGTCAACGTTATGGAATCACTCGCCGAGGCGTGCTATTTATTTTGGCCATCAGTGTACATAGTGCACATTATACTCGTACTCGTTAAAActtgttgtctgttgttgtattttattatttcgtaatttattattttcctttACACTTTACAgagctttaatttaatgcttGTGACCTTAAAAGAGCACggctaaaaaaaacaaaagtgtaaaaagaaaaaatacactGCATCatttcgtatttcgtatttattatttattttagttgtgtACTCGATGTAAATATActtaatgtgtttttttttcttttgtgtataaattgtacaattaaattatattaagctCAGGTTGTAAAAACGAACATTTCTATGCCTAGCAAAACTCAAAGTCAAATCTTCAAATAAGAGTTTGCGACTTCATTCACAGGGCAATCAAAACATTGAGCTAAGCATGGCATGAGACAACCAAAcctaaagaaaaacagaataaaccaaaactaaatttaaaacaaaacaaaaatttaactgtgccaattaaataaaaactaaccAGAAACTATAGATAATGCGAGCGACTTGcatgaaaaaccaaaaataatagaaGCTAAAAAAGAGTTTTGGCAATATTcgtaaaataaacaaacaaatcataGGAATACAAGCATAGATGgcacacgaaaaaaaaaaaaaaaaaaaaaacaaggaaaaacaacaattaaattgatgAAAATAAGATTAGAAATAAATGTAGTAGAAATTCGGCAAAATGATGCTATTTGAACGACAATCGCATGCAATAAGAATGCTcaacaaatatgaatataaatcaTAGAACATTTCATAgttaaaccaaaaaataacgaaaagaaatacaaaatagaaaCCATAAATTTATAGAGTTTAAAACTGTGGCagacaaaatcaaaagtaatctagtgaaatttaaaagtaaagtaaacgCTATTCTAGTTCAAATGCATCgatattgatattttgtttCGGATATTGATATCGATAGTTATGGTTAATTGCAAAGAGCAAAGTGTATTTGTGCtaactttaaattaatgtgCAGAGTGTTAAATGTGCAATTTAtctgcgtttgtgtgtgtgtgtgtgctaaacTGTGCGTATTGAATATCATCGtcaaggcaaaaggcaaatgcGTTGCAGTTCCTGGAATTAAGTTGACTGTGTAGCCTGTAAGAGGAAGGCTTGTGCGTTGCTTCCAAAGTCAGCAACTTGATTCCAGCAATTGCGGCCCAAGCTCAACATTGAAACAGTGAATCTGAATACtatgaatacgaatacaaTTTAAACTCTCGCatcatttgaatataaaatgtacGGCATTACACTCGCTCCTTTGTTATTcaaattgtgaataaaataaCCAAAccgaaataacaacaacaaatcgaaACTAAAAGCCAAGCAACATTTCGCcattgtatttagtatttatggcCACTattcttgttattattattactaccACTACTCTTGTTGCTATTATAATTTGGAAAACACTTAAATTGAACAAACTGGAATCCAAACAAAAATGAAGCTTCTTATTGTTCGAGCATAAAATGCGAATATAAATGAAAcatgtaaattatttatgttgaaaGCCACAAGAATTCTGTTGTTTGCTTCGATACTAGTCCAAAAACCCCCCAAACCCCACCCGCAACCAAACAAAGAAGCAGGTGAATAGAAAGCAGAAGGCAAAGAAAGGAGAACCCACAAAAATGCAAGgcaatatatattaataaaatagcCAAAGCTCTTTATGTGTACACTAGTAACATGTATTCATAGGCatcaaaatgtaaatgcatATTGTATAATAGTTGTATGATTTTCCTTACAAATAAATGAGAGGATAGATGAAGGGCATAACGAATAATGATGAATGCTACAAACTCCAAAGaacttgttatatttttataaacaaaaataaaaaagctaaactagtttatacatatatgactATAGTATATTGAATGTgagtgttatttatttttctgctAATGCTTTgcgttaattatttttcttatttttgtgtattacTATGAAGTTTTCTAAGCAAGTTGCGAAATCTAGGATTAAGCCAAATCTAGCCTCAATTAGAaggcaaaaaccaaaaaaaaggaaacttaAGCTGTAtgtgaaatattattatagctTAAAcgaaatgtttaaataaaattggactaactttaaacaaatacatatgcaaaaaacagaaataaagaaaataagaattgaaaaaatatatatatactgtttttattttcctatTTCAATGGGAAGTGACCCTCTTAGTTAATGACACAGCAACTTTAAGGTAAATAAACccaagcaaaagaaaacatgaaCATTTCTCcacgaaaaaacaaaattcccCAACTTCAGTTTCAGCTGAGAAAGCCAAATTACATTAACAGAACATTATCAGCACAAAAGTAAAGCTGATTACTGCCGGCGACAGTTGTAAACTTCTAAATAACTGCCATGCCTTGGCtgataaattacaaaatgttcGTCAACACGCCCCCTTTTGATCCCTCGCCTCTTCGTAACAAAGGCAACGCCAGAGCACACGGCGTATGAGTGATTTTTATTTGGCAGATAATTTAACCGGCGTCATGGCAATGATACCagtctctctccctctctctctctctcactctctcgttTTCTTTACGCGCCAGCTCATCAGTTTGTGAAAGTAATTTGTCATATTATTGCGTCGCcgtcgtcgccatcgtcgcAGTGGCCAATGAAGAAAAAGTTGCGACCCAAATAACAGtcaacgtggcgtatacgcaatgcagCACTCGCAAACACTTTGAATACTTTAAGTAAGGCAAATGTATCTCAGCTCGTGTACCCGTGTCTGGACTGAGCGACAGACAACCTCTGAAGTTTCTCTTTAGCAATTTGATAGCGcgttataaatgaaatttactCGCATTTGCCAAGCAGGTGACAGAGACACCACCACAGCACAGACGCGTTATCCTCCGCCAGGCAAATTGGTCCCCGGCCTCTCAGGTTCAGACTAAGTGGCAACTGGGCAAaactttttggcattttaaaaACTCATAAACCAAAATGCTGTAGTTCATCcctgtgttcgtgtgtgtgtgtgcttcgtTATTGAAAATGCCGACAAAATTATgtagcaaaaatatttcaacttaaATATTTCCTCACCAAATATGCGTGAaagcatcgccatcgccatcgccaatCGGCAGCCCCGCCTCGCAGCAGGGCGCGTGAAATAATTCTATATGTATGCcaagaaattatattaattttgagCATCAGCCCCATAGGAAACTTTTTATACATCcatcaatttaataataattttagcaTGTACAACTTTTTAGAGAGCGTAACGCTGCACACTGGTATGAAAACCATTCGAATGGCAAACCGATTAGTGTAACATGTGTTGAGTAAACTATGCGCATAGATTGTGAATTTCGTTGTCTAAAAATGAATGCAATGCTGGCAATCTAAGACGTGTTGagaatgtttttaattttctgaTTTGATTCTGCGAAATTAGTTTTGGGCATGGGCTACTCCCGGCCAACTGTGCATCATCTTtgaaacccacacacacaaatatgcgcataataaatataactcAAAATCAAAGTTCATTCATCAAAgtcaaaatgaaatcattgcACGCTCGACTTCTGCCACTTGACATTCTGGCGAAGTCAATGTCGCCCCCAAGGCaaatgttgatgctgatgttgatgatgtcGGTTCTAGGTGCTAGGTGCTTTGGCACTTAGTATTGTATGTGCTAGGTGTTATATGAGGTGCTACATAGCTGCTAGGTGCTAGGTGCACCCGCCCACAACGGTGATCCATAATGTCAAGCAGCCAATCAACGCCCATCGCTCATAAGATGCGCCAATTTGGCCATGTCAAGTGACAGTGACAACGACACGTTGGTGTCAAAAACTGAGCGCCATTTCAAATGTTTCAgcatttcacaattttataCCCTGTAGTCGTAAAAACGTTGCAAAAGAGTATCATAAAATCACAAGCACAAGTAGATGATATCCCTCTCTGTCTTTATGGAGTTATGCATATTTGCTGCATGAGCAGCAACAGGTGTTTCTAAGAGTTATTATTtctcgttttatttttattaccaTCCAATTGCAGCTCCTTGATAGATAATAAACTTTAATGTCTGCGTTTTCTTTGCAAAtaggaaataataaaaagcgaAAATCAGAAAGAGTTGTTAAAAAAATAGCTCATGCATTACTGCATTTGCTGATTATTATCTTTCta includes the following:
- the LOC132784522 gene encoding octopamine receptor beta-2R, translating into MQCLELSQLPALPTAAATTTMRHRTSATRIRKRLGCRRCRPAEADTQTEETHGSGSGSGKRTTTTASNPSLNLRLIGTAAALTAAALLHTTNALSATSFGVADPVALPLQGTATPTPTTLPMPAPATYELNTSSPLSSTAVSVAANSSLAQQDADCKSAVDFEDWFDGVFWVLKAFVMLFIIIAAICGNLLVIISVMRVRKLRVITNYFVVSLAMADIMVAIMAMTFNFSVQVTGCWNFSPFLCDLWNSLDVYFSTASILHLCCISVDRYYAIVKPLKYPICMTKRVVGIMLLNIWIPPAFLSFLPIFMGWYTTDEHKIYVLENSTQCTFVVNKYYAIISSSISFWIPCTIMIFTYLAIFREANRQEKQLMMRHGNAMLMHRPSMQPSGEALSGSGSSKTLTLHEVEQEHTPTKDKHLIKMKREHKAARTLGIIMGTFILCWLPFFSWYTLSMTCGPCQVPDIVVSILFWIGYFNSTLNPLIYAYFNRDFREAFRNTLLCLFCNWWKDRHMPLDIDIRRSSLRYDQRAKSVYSESYLNSTTPSHRRQSQLPENL